One genomic region from Microcoleus sp. AS-A8 encodes:
- a CDS encoding type IV pilin-like G/H family protein, with translation MRNPVFNPPKLLAKFSALSQWMAYSLFLGLLTSTSNSAIALPAKLPLVAQSQRTPTTNTVQTQLQGRWQAKDPVSGQKLTLIFTADNKLFILLPFGSGAPVAMPFGYRINSTPKPMHLDVIIAESNQTVLTIFELNDKSQLRLQLADTNPGQPRPTAFTANADLLQKISEEATLPPDVITAADMETQSEQIIADFKRQTQEARESEGKANIDAMSRAQQAFKLEYDKFATKIENLGVGIPPETDNYSYRIVPQGNQTQSVMITARSKRPELRSYTSAVFVVKSATNEVLIITGMCETDKPSSIPPAMPATPRQSTDEIKCPVGSRNVGPKR, from the coding sequence ATGAGGAATCCTGTATTCAACCCTCCCAAGCTGCTGGCGAAATTCTCCGCCCTAAGCCAATGGATGGCATACAGCCTATTCTTAGGGCTACTCACGTCCACGAGCAACAGTGCGATCGCCCTACCCGCCAAGTTACCGTTAGTCGCTCAATCTCAACGCACTCCTACAACCAACACGGTACAAACCCAATTACAGGGACGATGGCAAGCTAAAGACCCAGTTTCAGGTCAGAAGCTGACACTGATTTTCACAGCAGACAACAAACTCTTTATTCTGTTGCCATTCGGCTCTGGTGCTCCTGTGGCGATGCCTTTCGGATACCGCATCAATTCCACCCCTAAACCCATGCATCTGGATGTGATAATAGCAGAGTCTAATCAAACTGTATTGACAATTTTTGAGTTAAATGATAAAAGTCAACTCCGCCTGCAATTAGCTGATACAAACCCCGGACAACCTAGACCAACCGCTTTTACAGCAAATGCAGACTTATTACAGAAGATTTCTGAGGAGGCAACATTGCCCCCAGATGTTATAACGGCTGCCGACATGGAGACGCAAAGCGAACAAATTATCGCTGACTTTAAGAGACAAACCCAGGAAGCGCGAGAATCTGAAGGTAAAGCCAATATCGATGCAATGAGCCGCGCCCAACAGGCTTTTAAACTCGAATATGATAAATTTGCGACCAAAATTGAGAATTTAGGTGTTGGGATTCCACCAGAAACAGACAATTATAGCTACCGGATTGTACCGCAAGGCAACCAAACCCAAAGTGTGATGATCACAGCTCGCTCCAAGCGCCCTGAACTGAGAAGCTACACCAGTGCTGTGTTTGTCGTCAAAAGTGCGACGAATGAGGTACTGATCATTACAGGGATGTGTGAAACAGATAAACCCTCATCCATACCACCAGCGATGCCAGCGACTCCTAGACAGAGTACGGATGAAATTAAATGCCCTGTTGGTTCCCGCAACGTGGGGCCAAAAAGATGA
- the purN gene encoding phosphoribosylglycinamide formyltransferase, producing the protein MTSHLASANSIPSLVSPAIPLDSMADSSSAGSPMKLGIMASGSGSNFEAIAQAIKDGQLNAQIQVLIYNNPGIKAVERAERWGVPSVLLNHRDYKRREELDTAIVEVLQHYQVDWVVMAGWMRIVTPVLINAFPDKIINIHPSLLPSFKGAHAIEKALEAGVKITGCTVHLVCPEVDSGPILVQAAVPVLPEDTPETLHARIQVQEHRILPQAISLLVP; encoded by the coding sequence ATGACTTCTCATCTCGCATCTGCTAACTCCATACCTAGCTTGGTTTCCCCTGCCATTCCTCTCGACTCAATGGCGGATTCTTCATCTGCTGGCTCCCCCATGAAACTGGGAATCATGGCATCTGGAAGTGGCAGTAATTTTGAGGCCATTGCTCAAGCCATCAAAGACGGGCAACTCAATGCCCAAATTCAAGTCTTAATTTACAATAATCCCGGTATCAAGGCCGTAGAAAGAGCTGAACGTTGGGGTGTTCCTTCGGTACTGCTCAATCATCGAGACTACAAACGCCGAGAAGAGTTAGACACGGCTATTGTCGAAGTGTTGCAGCACTACCAAGTAGATTGGGTGGTGATGGCAGGCTGGATGCGAATTGTCACACCTGTGTTAATTAACGCCTTCCCTGACAAAATCATCAATATCCATCCCAGTTTATTACCCAGTTTTAAGGGCGCTCACGCGATAGAAAAAGCCCTAGAGGCGGGTGTGAAAATTACCGGCTGTACAGTACATTTGGTGTGCCCGGAAGTGGATAGTGGCCCAATTTTGGTACAAGCCGCCGTCCCGGTGTTGCCAGAGGATACACCAGAAACTCTTCATGCTCGCATTCAAGTTCAAGAACATCGAATCTTACCCCAAGCGATCAGCTTGCTGGTGCCTTAG
- a CDS encoding CPBP family intramembrane metalloprotease: protein MANQLPDEPELEPLTRTQVLIAMGVTALVLLFVAKLWLHLGSVTLLPLHGTAEALLLGLGLALGITVLSSLVYRLWPAYRHSADYYLQMVLKPLVLPDLIWLGLLPGMSEELLFRGVMLPAVGLNTTGVVASSLLFGILHLSGPQQWPYVVWATAVGLLLGFSALATGNLLVPIVAHIVTNLLSSYLWKLDHKQAEA from the coding sequence GTGGCAAACCAGCTTCCAGATGAACCTGAATTGGAACCCCTAACCCGCACCCAAGTGTTAATCGCTATGGGGGTAACAGCTCTTGTCTTATTATTCGTTGCCAAGCTTTGGCTGCACTTGGGTTCCGTTACACTTTTGCCCCTACATGGCACGGCTGAAGCGTTACTCCTAGGGCTGGGTTTAGCGCTGGGTATTACGGTGTTAAGTAGTTTAGTCTATCGTCTGTGGCCTGCTTATCGCCACAGTGCGGATTACTACCTGCAAATGGTGCTGAAGCCATTAGTCTTACCCGACTTAATTTGGCTGGGGTTGCTACCTGGGATGAGTGAAGAGTTATTGTTTCGGGGCGTGATGCTGCCTGCTGTTGGGTTGAATACAACTGGGGTTGTTGCTTCCAGCCTGCTATTTGGTATTTTACATTTGAGTGGGCCACAACAATGGCCTTATGTCGTTTGGGCAACCGCTGTAGGGCTACTGTTGGGATTTAGCGCCCTGGCAACGGGGAATTTACTCGTGCCGATTGTGGCTCATATTGTTACCAATTTGCTTTCAAGTTATCTGTGGAAACTTGATCACAAACAAGCTGAAGCCTAG
- a CDS encoding DUF3326 domain-containing protein, with the protein MIQRPYTVVLIVPTGVGAAIGGYAGDALPVARAISAICDRLITHPNVLNGAQLYWNLPNALYVEGYALDKFASGCIGLQPIHQNRVGLILDQGIEPELRLRHLQVADAARATLGLSLTDYVITDAPLNVELRTAASGASWGTIGNPDSLLRSAEVLIEQAKADAIAVVARFPDDLGSEALQAYRHGQGVDPLAGAEAVISHLIVRTFQVPCAHAPALMPLPLDPDLSPRSAAEELGYTFLPCVLVGLSRAPQFVERQNPNSQFSIPTQNFTSRPGDIWASDVDAVVVPASACGGSALLSLSRQSRTQIIAVEGNQTSMQVSPEDLGIQAIRVNSYLEALGVLVAHRAGISAEALSPSLSSLHCLSVRGKPASR; encoded by the coding sequence GTGATTCAACGTCCTTACACCGTTGTCTTAATTGTTCCTACAGGCGTTGGGGCGGCGATTGGCGGCTATGCGGGGGATGCCCTACCCGTAGCTAGAGCCATCTCGGCAATCTGCGATCGCCTGATCACCCACCCCAATGTCCTCAATGGTGCCCAACTCTACTGGAACTTACCCAACGCCCTCTATGTGGAAGGGTACGCTCTTGACAAATTCGCTTCTGGGTGCATCGGATTGCAACCGATACATCAGAATCGCGTGGGGTTAATTCTCGACCAAGGAATTGAACCGGAATTGCGCCTGCGACACCTCCAAGTAGCAGATGCCGCCAGAGCCACACTGGGGTTGAGCCTAACAGATTATGTAATAACAGATGCCCCCTTAAACGTGGAGCTGCGAACCGCTGCATCCGGGGCAAGTTGGGGTACAATTGGCAATCCTGATAGTTTGTTGCGATCGGCTGAAGTACTGATTGAGCAAGCCAAAGCAGATGCGATAGCCGTGGTTGCCCGTTTCCCGGATGACCTAGGTAGTGAGGCATTGCAAGCGTATCGTCATGGACAGGGAGTAGACCCCCTTGCCGGTGCTGAAGCGGTGATCAGTCACCTGATTGTTCGCACCTTTCAAGTACCTTGTGCCCATGCTCCGGCACTGATGCCCCTACCCCTCGACCCCGACTTATCCCCTCGCTCCGCAGCCGAAGAATTGGGCTATACCTTCTTACCTTGTGTTCTGGTGGGATTGAGTCGTGCCCCTCAGTTCGTGGAACGTCAAAACCCCAATTCCCAATTTTCAATCCCGACACAAAACTTTACCTCTCGACCCGGAGATATTTGGGCGTCGGACGTAGATGCGGTTGTTGTCCCGGCAAGCGCCTGTGGTGGCAGTGCTTTACTCAGTTTAAGCCGCCAGTCACGAACTCAGATTATTGCGGTTGAGGGAAACCAAACCTCCATGCAAGTCTCCCCAGAAGATTTGGGTATTCAAGCAATCAGAGTAAACTCATATTTAGAGGCACTGGGCGTTTTAGTCGCTCATCGTGCCGGTATCAGTGCTGAGGCTCTCAGCCCATCCCTATCCTCTTTGCATTGCTTATCTGTTCGTGGCAAACCAGCTTCCAGATGA
- a CDS encoding tetratricopeptide repeat protein → MQPGKISISVLIALLAATTTAFAPNFPRSLAAPPALAQASAGRKAEADRLREQGKQEYRTSQFPAALQSYQQALTIYKKIGDLTGESRTLLSLGNTYWYLGQYQQAIESYQQARAMARDIRDRHGEILTLSGLGYAYFALDQYQQAIDYYQQARVIALDIGDRYGEAESVRGLGQTYESLGQYQQAIKYYGQSVAIARDIGERSEEVFSLINLGNAHWYLRQDQKALEYYQQARVIARDIGDRNGEAMSLGGLGNTYSSLGQYQRAIKYQQQWLDIAREIGQRSEESRALVNLGIAYDKLGQYQSALNSYQQALKIQREIGDRDSESLTLSNLGELLAKQNQLEQAITFYKQSVDVREEIRRNIRALSKKQQDSYTDTIAGTYRALADLLFKQGRISEAQEVLDLLKVQ, encoded by the coding sequence ATGCAACCCGGAAAAATCAGCATCAGTGTTCTCATCGCTCTACTCGCTGCTACCACCACCGCATTCGCTCCTAATTTTCCACGGTCTTTGGCAGCACCACCTGCACTGGCTCAAGCCTCAGCAGGTCGGAAAGCGGAAGCAGATCGACTGCGAGAACAAGGCAAACAGGAGTATAGAACCAGTCAATTTCCAGCGGCTTTACAGTCTTATCAACAGGCATTGACTATCTACAAGAAGATAGGCGATCTCACTGGAGAAAGCAGAACTCTGTTAAGTTTAGGCAATACTTACTGGTATTTAGGACAATACCAGCAAGCCATTGAATCTTATCAGCAAGCACGGGCGATGGCACGAGACATCCGTGATCGCCATGGGGAAATCTTAACCCTGTCAGGTCTGGGTTATGCTTATTTTGCCCTAGACCAATACCAACAAGCGATTGACTATTATCAGCAAGCACGGGTGATTGCGCTAGACATCGGTGATCGCTATGGGGAAGCTGAGTCTGTTAGAGGTCTAGGTCAGACTTACGAATCTTTAGGACAATACCAGCAGGCCATCAAATACTATGGGCAGTCGGTAGCCATTGCCAGGGACATCGGTGAGCGCAGTGAGGAAGTTTTTTCCCTCATCAATTTAGGTAATGCTCACTGGTATCTGAGACAAGACCAGAAAGCGCTTGAGTATTATCAGCAGGCACGGGTGATTGCACGAGACATCGGCGATCGCAATGGGGAAGCCATGTCTTTGGGAGGTTTGGGCAACACGTACAGTAGCCTAGGGCAATACCAGCGAGCGATCAAGTACCAGCAGCAGTGGCTGGACATTGCACGGGAAATCGGTCAACGCTCTGAAGAATCTAGGGCTTTGGTTAATCTAGGTATTGCTTACGATAAGCTTGGACAATACCAGTCAGCGCTTAATTCTTATCAGCAGGCATTGAAAATTCAACGAGAAATTGGTGATCGTGACTCTGAAAGCCTAACTCTCAGTAATCTCGGTGAACTACTAGCCAAACAAAACCAACTAGAACAAGCCATTACCTTCTACAAACAATCTGTCGATGTCAGAGAAGAGATTCGGCGAAATATCCGAGCGCTATCCAAAAAACAGCAAGACTCTTATACCGACACCATTGCGGGTACCTATCGCGCTTTAGCAGACTTACTCTTCAAACAAGGCCGAATTTCGGAAGCGCAAGAAGTCCTTGATTTACTCAAAGTCCAGTAA
- a CDS encoding serine protease — MRKTGLKNTLLAALGLGLALGANVAQAVIFDRNGNKLPDSEVNSSKVNWELLSVEKGKQYSGIGLLEQSSFGICTAFFLDTQGANQSPAYAVTNGHCYDGSSFPKPQEVLINQPSNLVFKLNYFKDGLNRVRSVRVRRVVYATMKGTDITVLELDTSFKQLVKEGFIPLKIEPVPAPVGEPVEIVGIPLNGVEPSRSFLHRAVCEIGQSANVREDVYQWEKSIRNRCSLVGGMSGSPVVSLQSNGVVAIANTGVDDNALSQPECSLNRPCEITREGKITTLAKENYAQRVNDIPSCFDRRGIFNLDLSSCRLEKP; from the coding sequence ATGCGAAAAACTGGGTTAAAAAACACACTACTTGCCGCTCTAGGGTTAGGATTAGCGCTGGGAGCAAACGTGGCACAAGCGGTGATTTTTGACCGAAATGGCAATAAGTTACCCGATAGCGAGGTTAACTCTTCAAAGGTCAATTGGGAACTTTTATCCGTTGAAAAAGGCAAACAATATAGCGGTATTGGTTTGCTTGAGCAAAGCTCCTTTGGAATTTGTACGGCATTTTTCTTAGATACTCAAGGGGCCAATCAATCACCCGCTTATGCCGTAACCAATGGTCATTGCTATGATGGTTCTAGCTTTCCCAAACCGCAAGAAGTCCTTATTAATCAGCCTTCTAATTTAGTTTTTAAGTTGAATTATTTTAAAGATGGACTCAATCGGGTTCGTTCAGTTCGGGTAAGGCGGGTTGTTTATGCAACGATGAAAGGAACTGACATAACAGTTTTGGAACTGGATACGTCTTTTAAACAATTGGTGAAAGAGGGATTTATTCCTTTGAAAATTGAGCCAGTTCCTGCTCCTGTAGGAGAGCCTGTCGAGATTGTTGGGATTCCGCTCAATGGTGTGGAACCTTCTCGGAGTTTTCTTCACCGAGCGGTTTGCGAAATTGGACAGTCGGCTAATGTACGAGAAGATGTTTATCAGTGGGAGAAATCGATTCGCAATCGTTGTAGCTTGGTAGGGGGAATGTCAGGCTCTCCTGTTGTCTCTCTCCAAAGTAATGGCGTGGTTGCGATCGCTAATACGGGTGTCGATGATAACGCTCTATCGCAACCTGAGTGCAGTCTCAATCGTCCCTGCGAGATAACCAGGGAGGGCAAGATTACTACCTTGGCTAAAGAAAATTACGCCCAAAGAGTGAATGATATCCCTTCATGTTTTGATCGGAGGGGAATTTTTAATTTGGATCTTTCCTCTTGTCGGTTAGAAAAGCCATAA
- a CDS encoding 2Fe-2S iron-sulfur cluster-binding protein translates to MPKTYTVEIHHQGTTHTIEIPEDKQILRAASTAGIDLPSSCNAGVCTTCAAQLLEGTVEQSEGMGLSPELQAEGYALLCVAYPRSNLKIETEKEDEVYDRQFGQPQ, encoded by the coding sequence ATGCCCAAGACTTACACGGTTGAAATTCACCACCAAGGCACGACTCACACCATAGAGATTCCAGAGGATAAACAAATCCTTCGTGCTGCCTCCACTGCTGGAATCGACTTACCCAGTTCCTGCAATGCGGGAGTATGTACCACTTGTGCCGCTCAACTTCTGGAAGGAACGGTAGAGCAGAGCGAGGGTATGGGTTTGAGTCCAGAACTCCAAGCTGAAGGTTACGCACTGTTGTGTGTGGCGTATCCCCGCTCTAATCTGAAGATTGAGACAGAGAAAGAAGATGAAGTGTACGATCGCCAGTTTGGTCAGCCTCAATAG
- a CDS encoding ATP synthase subunit I produces the protein MITYCEARLLRAPFLDWLLLRPVNLSDDSPQPTPVMEELPQGSSPSPENNSSMQEYYQLKQTLVLVTLSITGIVFICVWFFYSLDIALNYLIGACTGMVYLRMLAKDVERLGQQKSRPSPARFALFIGLFIVATRWQRLQILPIFLGFLTYKAALIVYVLQSTLFPTSK, from the coding sequence ATGATTACCTACTGTGAAGCTCGTTTGCTAAGAGCTCCATTTCTGGACTGGCTGTTGCTGCGACCCGTGAACTTGTCAGACGACTCCCCTCAACCAACCCCGGTAATGGAAGAACTGCCTCAAGGGAGTTCTCCATCCCCCGAAAATAATTCCTCAATGCAAGAGTACTACCAACTCAAACAAACATTGGTGTTGGTCACGCTTAGCATAACTGGGATTGTTTTTATCTGTGTCTGGTTTTTTTACTCACTTGACATTGCTCTGAATTATTTGATCGGGGCGTGCACAGGTATGGTTTACTTGAGAATGTTGGCTAAAGACGTTGAGCGGCTAGGCCAACAAAAAAGCCGTCCGAGTCCTGCCCGGTTCGCGCTTTTTATTGGGCTATTTATCGTGGCTACTCGGTGGCAACGATTGCAGATTTTGCCCATATTTTTAGGTTTTCTGACTTACAAAGCCGCACTCATCGTCTATGTGCTGCAAAGCACCTTATTTCCTACGTCTAAGTAG
- the atpB gene encoding F0F1 ATP synthase subunit A, producing MEMLDGLSVLNSFPLAELEVGKHLYWHIGNLKVHGQVFITSWVVIAILITASIAASRNIQRIPSGIQNFMEYALEFLRDLAKNQIGEKEYRPWVPFVGTLFLFIFVANWSGALVPWKVIHLPEGELASPTSDINTTVAFALLTSLAYFYAGISKKGVVKYFAGYAQPTPILLPFRVLEDFTKPLSLSFRLFGNILADELVVGVLVLLVPLFVPLPVMALGLFTSAIQALIFATLAAAYIGEALEEHH from the coding sequence ATGGAAATGTTAGATGGTTTGAGCGTTCTGAATTCTTTCCCCCTTGCTGAATTAGAAGTTGGCAAGCATTTATACTGGCACATTGGCAACCTAAAAGTACATGGGCAGGTTTTCATTACTTCTTGGGTTGTAATTGCTATTCTCATCACGGCTTCAATTGCAGCATCTCGCAATATCCAACGAATTCCAAGCGGAATCCAGAATTTTATGGAGTATGCCTTGGAATTCTTGCGGGATTTGGCAAAAAATCAGATAGGGGAAAAAGAATATCGTCCTTGGGTTCCTTTCGTAGGCACTCTATTTCTGTTCATTTTTGTGGCAAATTGGTCTGGGGCGCTTGTGCCTTGGAAGGTGATTCATCTCCCAGAAGGTGAGTTAGCCTCTCCCACCAGCGACATCAATACAACCGTTGCCTTTGCACTTCTGACATCTTTGGCGTACTTCTACGCCGGGATTAGCAAGAAGGGTGTCGTGAAGTACTTTGCAGGTTATGCCCAACCTACGCCAATTCTTCTGCCTTTCCGGGTTTTAGAAGATTTCACGAAGCCCCTCTCGCTCAGCTTCCGTCTGTTCGGAAATATTCTAGCGGATGAACTGGTGGTCGGAGTGCTGGTGCTGTTGGTTCCCCTCTTTGTCCCTCTCCCTGTAATGGCACTAGGCTTATTTACGAGTGCTATTCAAGCGTTAATTTTTGCAACTCTAGCTGCCGCCTACATCGGAGAGGCACTTGAGGAGCATCACTAG
- the atpE gene encoding ATP synthase F0 subunit C — MDPLIAAASVIAAALAVGLAAIGPGIGQGNAAGQAVEGIARQPEAEGKIRGTLLLSLAFMEALTIYGLVVALVLLFANPFA; from the coding sequence ATGGATCCATTAATTGCTGCTGCTTCCGTTATTGCTGCTGCTCTCGCTGTTGGTCTTGCTGCAATTGGCCCTGGCATTGGTCAAGGAAATGCTGCGGGTCAGGCAGTAGAAGGGATTGCTCGTCAGCCAGAAGCTGAAGGCAAAATTCGCGGTACGCTGCTGCTCTCCTTGGCGTTCATGGAAGCGCTAACCATTTACGGTCTGGTGGTTGCTCTCGTTCTTCTGTTTGCCAACCCCTTCGCGTAA
- a CDS encoding F0F1 ATP synthase subunit B', which translates to MTHWTILLAVEAAEATAKEGGLFDFDATLPLMALQFILLVVVLNAVFYKPLSKAIDDRDDYLRKNLLEARERLTKAEKLAQQYEQELAETRRKSQATIAAAQADAQKIAAEKMAQAQGEAQVQREQAAQEIEQQKAEALSSLEQQVDALSRQIIEKLLGPELVNR; encoded by the coding sequence ATGACACATTGGACAATTCTACTGGCTGTCGAAGCCGCTGAAGCCACTGCCAAAGAAGGGGGGTTGTTTGATTTTGACGCCACCCTGCCCTTAATGGCGTTGCAATTTATACTCTTGGTGGTGGTGTTGAATGCGGTATTCTACAAACCGTTGAGCAAGGCCATTGACGATCGCGATGATTATCTCCGTAAAAACTTGCTTGAAGCACGCGAACGTCTAACCAAAGCGGAAAAACTGGCTCAGCAGTATGAGCAGGAGCTAGCAGAAACTCGCCGCAAGTCTCAAGCCACAATTGCCGCTGCACAAGCAGATGCTCAAAAAATTGCGGCTGAAAAAATGGCTCAAGCTCAAGGGGAAGCTCAAGTTCAACGAGAGCAGGCCGCCCAGGAAATCGAACAGCAAAAAGCAGAGGCACTCTCCTCGCTTGAACAACAAGTGGATGCTCTAAGCCGACAAATTATAGAGAAGCTTTTGGGACCCGAACTGGTCAATCGATAA
- a CDS encoding F0F1 ATP synthase subunit B → MSTFSFLATAAAELAAEGGSEGGFGLNTNILETNLINLVIIIGVLFFFGRKFLGKTLSERRSKIEEAIQEAQKRQKDAAASLADAQQKLAQAQAEAERIRAAAEENAQAAKAAILEASRQDVERLRESAVQDLNTEREKAIAELRVRVAAMAMQRVEVQLKERLDDHAQQTLIDRSIATIGR, encoded by the coding sequence ATGAGTACTTTCTCATTCCTGGCTACCGCAGCGGCAGAACTCGCAGCGGAAGGTGGTTCAGAAGGTGGTTTTGGTTTAAACACAAACATTTTAGAAACCAACCTGATTAACCTCGTGATTATCATAGGGGTGCTATTTTTCTTTGGGCGTAAATTTTTAGGCAAGACCCTCTCTGAGAGACGCTCAAAAATTGAAGAAGCGATTCAAGAGGCTCAGAAACGACAGAAAGATGCAGCCGCATCCTTAGCCGATGCTCAACAAAAATTGGCACAAGCTCAGGCAGAAGCAGAACGAATTCGAGCGGCAGCCGAAGAAAATGCCCAGGCTGCAAAAGCCGCCATTTTAGAAGCGTCGCGTCAAGATGTCGAACGCCTGAGAGAATCAGCCGTTCAGGATTTGAACACCGAAAGAGAAAAAGCGATCGCGGAGCTTCGGGTACGAGTTGCTGCCATGGCAATGCAGCGCGTCGAAGTACAGCTTAAAGAGCGCTTAGATGACCACGCTCAACAAACGTTAATTGACCGCAGCATCGCTACAATTGGGAGGTAG
- the atpH gene encoding ATP synthase F1 subunit delta: MKGGSLSAEVYQPYAEALMSIAQANNLTERIGEDIAGLLNLLKESQELQQFLGNPIVKAEDKKAVLRQIGGEQFHQYTNNFLNFLVDRRRVLFLEGICQQYQALLRKLNQTVLAEVTSAVELTEEQQQAVREKVRSMTSAHQVELDTKIDPDLIGGVIIKVGSQLIDASLRGQIRRIGLRLSS; this comes from the coding sequence GTGAAAGGTGGCTCATTAAGTGCGGAGGTATATCAGCCTTACGCCGAAGCATTGATGTCTATCGCTCAGGCTAATAACCTCACAGAGCGAATCGGGGAAGACATTGCTGGCTTACTCAATCTCTTGAAAGAATCTCAAGAGTTACAGCAGTTTTTAGGCAATCCGATTGTGAAAGCCGAAGACAAAAAAGCTGTACTCAGACAGATTGGTGGTGAGCAATTTCATCAGTACACGAATAATTTTTTGAATTTCTTGGTTGATCGGCGGCGCGTCCTGTTTTTGGAAGGAATTTGCCAGCAGTACCAAGCGCTCCTGCGGAAGTTGAATCAAACCGTTCTCGCTGAAGTCACTTCAGCCGTAGAACTGACGGAAGAACAACAGCAGGCCGTTCGTGAAAAAGTCAGGTCGATGACAAGTGCCCATCAAGTGGAACTGGATACAAAAATTGACCCCGATTTAATTGGTGGTGTGATTATTAAAGTCGGTTCTCAGTTAATCGATGCCAGTCTCCGAGGGCAAATTCGCCGCATTGGTCTGCGCTTGAGTAGCTAA
- the atpA gene encoding F0F1 ATP synthase subunit alpha, with protein MVSIRPDEISSIIRQQIEQYDQDVKVSNVGTVLQVGDGIARIYGLEKCMAGELVEFEDGEVGIALNLEADNVGAVLMGDGRGIQEGSSVTATGKIAQVPVGEAMIGRVVDALARPIDGKGDIHTTESRLIESPAPGIIARRSVYEPMQTGITAIDAMIPVGRGQRELIIGDRQTGKTSIAVDTIINQKGQDVICVYVAIGQKASTVAQVVGVLQEKGALDYTIVVAANANDPATLQYLAPYTGATLAEYFMYKGKATLVIYDDLSKQAQAYRQMSLLLRRPPGREAYPGDVFYIHSRLLERAAKLSNELGEGSMTALPIIETQAGDVSAYIPTNVISITDGQIFLTSDLFNAGLRPAINPGISVSRVGSAAQTKAMKKVAGKLKLELAQFDDLQAFAQFASDLDKATQDQLARGQRLREILKQPQYSPLAVYEQVALVYAGLNGYLDDIAVEKVSTFTTGLREYLKTSKQQYGEIVQKEKALTDEAEKLLKEAIAEYKQTFLVSV; from the coding sequence ATGGTTAGCATTAGACCCGACGAAATTAGCAGCATTATTCGGCAGCAAATAGAACAATACGACCAAGATGTCAAGGTTTCCAACGTTGGCACCGTTTTGCAAGTCGGTGATGGCATTGCCCGGATCTATGGCTTGGAAAAGTGCATGGCTGGGGAACTGGTCGAGTTTGAAGATGGCGAGGTTGGCATTGCCCTGAACTTAGAAGCGGACAATGTCGGTGCCGTATTGATGGGCGATGGTCGTGGCATCCAGGAAGGTAGCTCCGTTACCGCGACGGGCAAAATTGCTCAGGTGCCCGTGGGAGAGGCGATGATTGGTCGCGTCGTGGACGCCCTGGCACGCCCGATTGATGGCAAGGGAGACATCCACACTACCGAATCCCGTCTGATTGAATCCCCTGCCCCCGGCATTATTGCACGGCGTTCGGTTTATGAACCGATGCAAACCGGTATCACCGCTATTGACGCCATGATTCCCGTGGGACGGGGTCAGCGGGAATTAATTATTGGTGACCGCCAAACCGGAAAAACCTCGATCGCCGTTGACACCATCATCAACCAAAAGGGACAAGACGTAATCTGTGTTTACGTCGCCATTGGTCAAAAGGCGTCTACCGTAGCCCAAGTGGTCGGTGTGCTTCAGGAAAAAGGAGCATTAGACTACACGATTGTGGTGGCGGCGAATGCAAACGACCCAGCAACCCTTCAGTACCTCGCTCCCTACACCGGTGCAACCCTGGCTGAGTACTTCATGTACAAGGGCAAAGCCACGCTGGTGATTTACGATGACCTCTCCAAGCAAGCCCAAGCGTATCGCCAGATGTCCCTACTGCTGCGTCGTCCACCCGGACGGGAAGCGTATCCAGGAGATGTGTTTTACATCCACTCCCGCTTGTTGGAACGGGCAGCGAAGCTGAGTAATGAACTGGGTGAAGGCAGTATGACAGCGCTGCCGATTATCGAAACCCAGGCAGGTGACGTATCTGCCTACATCCCGACCAACGTGATTTCGATTACGGATGGTCAAATCTTCTTGACATCCGACCTATTTAATGCTGGCTTGCGTCCCGCTATTAACCCAGGTATCTCGGTGTCCCGTGTGGGTTCGGCTGCACAAACCAAGGCGATGAAGAAGGTTGCCGGTAAGTTAAAGCTGGAACTGGCTCAGTTTGATGACCTGCAAGCTTTTGCTCAGTTTGCCTCAGATTTGGACAAAGCCACCCAAGACCAATTGGCACGGGGTCAACGGTTACGGGAAATTTTGAAGCAGCCTCAGTATTCACCCTTAGCCGTTTATGAGCAGGTGGCGCTGGTTTACGCCGGTTTGAATGGCTATCTGGATGACATCGCGGTTGAGAAAGTCAGCACGTTTACCACGGGATTGCGGGAGTACTTGAAGACTAGCAAGCAGCAGTATGGTGAGATTGTGCAAAAAGAGAAGGCACTCACTGATGAAGCGGAGAAGCTGCTGAAAGAAGCGATCGCAGAATACAAGCAGACTTTCCTCGTATCCGTGTAA